Proteins found in one Zea mays cultivar B73 chromosome 1, Zm-B73-REFERENCE-NAM-5.0, whole genome shotgun sequence genomic segment:
- the LOC542734 gene encoding glutathione transferase 5 gives MAEEKKQGLQLLDFWVSPFGQRCRIALDEKGLAYEYLEQDLRNKSELLLRANPVHKKIPVLLHDGRPVCESLVIVQYLDEAFPEAAPALLPADPYARAQARFWADYVDKKLYDCGTRLWKLKGDGQAQARAEMVEILRTLEGALGDGPFFGGDALGFVDVALVPFTSWFLAYDRFGGVSVEKECPRLAAWAKRCAERPSVAKNLYPPEKVYDFVCGMKKRLGIE, from the coding sequence ATGGCCGAGGAGAAGAAGCAGGGCCTGCAGCTGCTGGACTTCTGGGTGAGCCCATTCGGGCAGCGCTGCCGCATCGCGCTGGACGAGAAGGGCCTGGCCTACGAGTACCTGGAGCAGGACCTGAGGAACAAGAGCGAGCTGCTCCTCCGCGCCAACCCGGTGCACAAGAAGATCCCCGTGCTGCTGCACGACGGCCGCCCCGTCTGCGAGTCCCTCGTCATCGTGCAGTACCTCGACGAGGCGTTCCCGGAGGCGGCGCCGGCGCTGCTCCCCGCCGACCCCTACGCGCGCGCGCAGGCCCGCTTCTGGGCGGACTACGTCGACAAGAAGCTGTACGACTGCGGCACCCGGCTGTGGAAGCTCAAGGGGGACGGCCAGGCGCAGGCGCGCGCCGAGATGGTCGAGATCCTCCGCACGCTGGAGGGCGCGCTCGGCGACGGGCCCTTCTTCGGTGGCgacgccctcggcttcgtcgacGTCGCGCTCGTGCCCTTCACGTCCTGGTTCCTCGCCTACGACCGCTTCGGCGGCGTCAGCGTGGAGAAGGAGTGCCCGAGGCTGGCCGCCTGGGCCAAGCGCTGCGCCGAGCGCCCCAGCGTCGCCAAGAACCTCTACCCGCCCGAGAAGGTCTACGACTTCGTCTGCGGGATGAAGAAGAGGCTGGGCATCGAGTAG